In Oryza sativa Japonica Group chromosome 11, ASM3414082v1, the following are encoded in one genomic region:
- the LOC4349774 gene encoding pyruvate kinase 1, cytosolic: MHSTNLLLEEPIRMASILEPSKPSFFPAMTKIVGTLGPKSRAVDTISSCLKAGMSVARFDFSWGDAEYHQETLENLKLAIKSTKKLCAVMLDTVGPELQVVNKSEAAISLEANGTVVLTPDQGQEASSELLPINFSGLAKALKPGATIFVGQYLFTGSETTSVWLEVSEVKGDDVVCVIKNSATLAGSLFTLHCSQIHIDLPTLSDEDKEVIRRWGAPNKIDFLSLSYTRHAEDVRQAREFLSKLGDLSQTQIFAKIENVEGLNHFDEILQEADGIILSRGNLGIDLPPEKVFLFQKSALHKCNMAGKPAVVTRVVDSMTDNLRPTRAEATDVANAVLDGSDAILLGAETLRGLYPVETISIVGKICAEAEKVFNQDLYFKRTVKYVGEPMTHLESIASSAVRAAIKVKASVIICFTSSGRAARLIAKYRPTMPVLSVVIPRLKTNQLRWSFTGAFEARQSLIVRGLFPMLADPRHPAESTSATNESVLKVALDHGKASGVIKSHDRVVVCQKVGDSSVVKIIELDD, from the exons ATGCATTCGACGaatctgctgctggaggagccCATCAGGATGGCATCCATCCTGGAGCCATCCAAGCCG AGCTTTTTCCCGGCGATGACCAAGATCGTGGGGACGCTGGGTCCCAAGTCGCGCGCCGTCGACACCATCTCCTCCTGCCTCAAGGCCGGCATGTCGG TTGCCAGGTTCGATTTCTCGTGGGGAGACGCTGAGTACCACCAGGAAACCCTCGAAAACCTCAAGCTCGCCATCAAGTCCACCAAGAAGCTCTGTGCT GTCATGCTCGACACTGTCGGCCCGGAGTTGCAGGTGGTGAACAAGAGTGAGGCTGCAATCTCCCTTGAAGCGAATGGCACTGTTGTTCTCACCCCTGACCAGGGGCAGGAGGCCTCCTCCGAATTGCTGCCCATCAACTTCTCCGGGCTTGCTAAG GCTCTGAAACCAGGTGCTACAATTTTTGTGGGGCAATACTTGTTCACTGGCAGTGAGACTACTTCAGTTTGGTTAGAG GTTTCTGAAGTTAAAGGAGATGATGTGGTTTGTGTGATAAAAAATTCGGCTACTCTGGCTGGTTCACTGTTCACCCTGCATTGTTCTCAGATTCATATCGACTTACCTACACTGTCTGATGAGGACAAGGAG GTTATCAGAAGATGGGGAGCTCCAAACAAGATTGACTTCCTCTCTCTGTCTTATACAAGACACGCGGAAGATGTGCGACAG GCACGTGAGTTCCTCTCAAAGTTAGGCGACCTTAGCCAAACTCAGATTTTTGCCAAAATTGAGAATGTTGAG GGTTTGAATCATTTTGATGAAATCCTGCAAGAGGCGGATGGTATCATTCTGTCAAGAGGAAACCTTGGAATTGATCTTCCACCTGAAAAG GTGTTTTTGTTTCAAAAGTCTGCTCTGCACAAGTGCAACATGGCTGGAAAGCCTGCTGTTGTTACTCGTGTTGTGGACAGTATGACTGACAACCTCAGGCCTACTCGTGCGGAGGCTACTGATGTGGCAAATGCTGTACTTGACG GGAGTGATGCCATTCTCCTTGGTGCTGAGACTCTCCGTGGTCTGTACCCAGTTGAGACTATCTCAATTGTGGGCAAAATTTGCGCTGAG GCAGAGAAGGTATTCAACCAAGATTTATACTTCAAGCGGACTGTGAAATATGTTGGGGAGCCCATGACCCACTTGGAGTCTATCGCTTCTTCTGCG GTGCGAGCTGCTATCAAAGTGAAGGCTTCTGTCATTATTTGCTTCACATCATCTGGACGCGCTGCAAG ACTAATTGCCAAGTACAGGCCCACCATGCCTGTTCTATCTGTTGTCATTCCTCGTCTGAAAACAAACCAACTGAGGTGGAGTTTCACTGGCGCATTTGAA GCAAGACAATCACTCATAGTTAGAGGTCTCTTTCCGATGCTTGCTGATCCTCGCCATCCA GCTGAATCGACCAGCGCTACCAATGAGTCAGTTTTGAAGGTTGCTCTTGACCATGGCAAAGCTTCCGGTGTGATCAAGTCGCATGATCGCGTTGTTGTCTGCCAGAAAGTGGGTGATTCCTCGGTTGTGAAGATCATTGAGCTGGACGATTAG
- the LOC4349775 gene encoding uncharacterized LOC4349775, translating to MALSTSRPHHLLRPLLRGFHATSQAMARPEPHEFSKPSDYLGSWEPAGDPREAWARLERLRKGYARDVRQLRRQYSYEMQLLEAERQRKAEARAEAARLANEERKATKAAAAQTRAAERRAFEKDFRQALMKERAEKLESWREKEKLKVQKKADHRELLRKKSSMWVAEDKLETTILDAIKNTTAL from the exons atggcgctctCGACCTCCCGGCCTCACCACCTCCTGCGCCCTCTCCTCCGCGGCTTCCACGCCACTTCTCAGGCCATGGCGAGGCCTGAGCCCCACGAGTTCTCCAAGCCGAGCGACTACCTCGGGAGCTGGGAGCCCGCGGGCGACCCAcgggaggcgtgggcgcggctgGAGCGGCTTCGCAAGGGCTACGCGCGCGACGTGCGGCAGCTGCGGAGGCAGTACTCGTACGAGATGCAGCTGCTGGAGGCCGAGCGGCAGCGCAAGGCGGAGGCCCGCGCCgaggccgcccgcctcgccaaCGAGGAGCGCAAGGCCaccaaggccgccgccgcgcagacgcgcgccgccgagcgccgcgCCTTCGAGAAGGACTTCCGCCAAGCCCTT ATGAAAGAAAGAGCTGAGAAGCTGGAGAGCTggagggagaaggagaagctTAAAGTACAGAAGAAGGCGGATCACAGGGAGCTCTTGCGCAAGAAAAGCTCTATGTGGGTTGCTGAGGATAAACTGGAAACAACAATTCTTGACGCTATCAAAAATACCACAGCTCTCTGA
- the LOC4349776 gene encoding DDT domain-containing protein PTM, producing MEEPMEVSDRMLHASPAAAAAAPATADDARETEIAGGIASASAAVEDPPASAPPASEAAGEGVIAVEHERAAAHPVSETKMDVDEVGTADAEQAVAPAAGEVKAEVNGGSIPDKEQDAAACTPIQVKTEVYENGVQEQVHTVAAVASEVKMEGCEGGVVDQKPTTTPADGCQMKEEGECLVGRYISRSVAGHGRILLGKVASYDGSTGIYSVVFEDGQGEDLELAQLQSQLVGEENGAFGMKVSCRKRKLDLLVSSGGATEVKGPPITRQRVNESEVSTRPDESQESGSGSDASEDVESSSNSSNCTKELPVEHYPPVQVLELPPSSGDIAVPEEAISYLFSVYNFLRSFSVQLFLSPFGLDDFVSSVNCTTQNTLLDAVHVSLLRALRRHLETKSSEGLKLASNCLKYLDWTLLDSLTWPAFLLEYLYVMGIIKDLGGRRFGRSVLAIEYYKLPVTLKLRILQLLCDHVIDSEELKTELEEREGYSEEMEYEMDSSTFAEVGSRSVLTRGSKAPACKKLDALQNLETAQNGNNPESASTHASQDGNSDDCRICGMDGTLVCCDGCPWAYHSRCIGQNKAFLPQGDWFCPECVVNKLGPTSSRIERGARGAQLFGIDMCGRSFLGCCNYLLVIGTSSDVEFCARYYNHCDVVKVVQILASSDAYTDICRRMTEYWSHLLDIFQNERSKISKEVGRSLMSQSNILSTATPVKANNGSVQATLKDGQDSKMAVLSQTNAHQVMDNQFTLCSANNNEAFRQTPLAKTYVDNAYRNGAFGPSGTSSISHQSMSMVTVMPNRTQAQPAHGLIRPDLSCGSVIGNGMSRENIRSSISARADLISPPYKSKPPVQLITENMSGGKPAKFSSFRPQAYMNLYNHGNVAASAAANLAVLKSDEGKAPTSHLTTNQRKKLAADCALQVKAFSSAALQFVWPSTEKKVMEVPRDRCGWCLACQSSAGGTKKACFLNMATANASKGSARILSGMRLIKNSDSHFPSIVTYLSHMEESLRGLLVGSLQDVQRRQQWYNQLKDASNCGNIIPLLLELESNIRGVAFSTSWLKLIDDWPVESPSASAGASRPAAYQKRGTGGRRGRKRSMASESAPVTDDDNSWKEVNWWSGGNVSKRILQRGALPILTIRKAARQGGKKRMFSVSYHEGSNFPRRTRQLAWRACVGLSQSSSQLALQVRYLDSHIRWKEFIPPDQIPSEGKSVDSDYSVLRNAVVCDKKIVDNKIRYALKFPNQKHLPVRVTKNILEAEDNQDGDGKFWFSENHIPLYLLREFEQKAGVSSLPTPGMLDSNCFANFYQRRVKSSIGDVFFYLLHKGDVYPCTSCKKDVSFRDIIKCSSCQGNCHKECTLRSVGSKEGNAASSLTCKLCLQKRSLMLTNYNTNASFILPQQKSNVHHAVAAPKIIFKVGSSHSAEPATKVEAPPIVKVEAQPVVKKETWPVVKMETQPTANVEAQPTAKVEAFPISNLATQNNAGAQVQPKTKSKKPKPEKPRKSKKTEEIKYFGLVWKKSTNDKNNNENSGEVFRANDVILKGKDGVGSSIKPTCCLCNKPYCPDFLYVRCERCKKWFHGDALQLEEEKIFELVSYRCCRCRRRAIPKCPHSDDYKKPEPEYSEQTVATSSQSTMLSSEENFAVADQDPLLASYGRVEPFGAQTMDADLSMNMMSFNPGNQKLSVRRGQNKNCEYVDQSSIHVDDYYIQNQPQGNANINFSHSNEFSLSEADGVDASELLGWDFSQGNTSAAPSDFAANCPWNDISCGSVAGDEYEPQTYFSFTELLEADDTQFDNTFGMSNSVQDDGDQQGIGFDEMAFMMEDGASNMPFPAIDSASDEVACDRCKNPQPPPDLKCAVCGLQMHRHCSPWEDGEQPSDSADWSCGACREWR from the exons ATGGAGGAGCCCATGGAGGTTTCTGATCGGATGCTCCACGCCTctcccgccgcggccgccgcggccccgGCGACGGCAGATGATGCGCGCGAGACGGAGATCGCAGGGGGCatcgcgtcggcgtcggcggcggtggaagaCCCCCCTGCTTCGGCGCCCCCCGCGAGTGAGGCGGCGGGCGAAGGCGTCATCGcggtcgagcacgagcgtgctgcGGCGCATCCGGTGAGCGAGACGAAGATGGACGTCGACGAGGTCGGGACGGCGGACGCGGAGCAGGCCGTGGCGCCTGCTGCAGGGGAGGTGAAGGCGGAGGTGAACGGGGGCAGTATCCCGGACAAGGAGCAAGATGCGGCGGCGTGCACCCCGATCCAAGTGAAGACCGAGGTGTATGAGAACGGCGTTCAAGAGCAAGTGCATACGGTGGCTGCTGTGGCAAGTGAGGTAAAGATGGAAGGATGTGAGGGCGGGGTGGTGGATCAGAAGCCCACCACGACTCCTGCCGATGGTTGTCAGatgaaggaggagggggagtgcCTTGTGGGCCGTTACATCAGCCGGAGTGTCGCTGGGCATGGTCGAATTCTTCTTGGGAAGGTTGCATCCTATGATGGCAGCACTGGGATCTACAGTGTGGTGTTTGAGGATGGGCAGGGTGAGGATTTAGAGCTTGCTCAGCTCCAGTCACAACTTGTTGGTGAAGAGAATGGTGCATTTGGCATGAAGGTGAGCTGCCGGAAGAGGAAGCTGGACTTGCTAGTTTCATCCGGTGGCGCCACTGAGGTGAAAGGGCCACCAATTACTAGGCAGAGGGTCAATGAATCTGAGGTGTCCACTAGGCCTGATGAGTCGCAAGAGAGTGGGTCTGGCTCGGATGCTTCTGAGGATGTTGAATCTTCAAGCAATTCATCAAACTGCACTAAGGAACTGCCAGTAGAGCATTATCCACCAGTTCAGGTCCTGGAGTTGCCTCCGTCTTCAGGGGACATTGCTGTGCCAGAGGAGGCCATAAGTTATCTTTTTTCTGTATACAACTTCCTGCGATCGTTTAGTGTGCAGCTGTTCCTCAGTCCATTTGGGCTGGATGATTTTGTTTCATCCGTTAATTGCACCACGCAGAATACATTGTTGGATGCTGTTCATGTCTCACTACTGCGGGCACTTAGGCGGCATCTTGAGACCAAATCTTCTGAAGGATTAAAACTGGCTTCAAATTGCTTGAA GTATTTAGACTGGACATTACTAGATTCATTGACTTGGCCAGCTTTCTTGCTAGAGTACCTCTATGTCATGGGTATTATTAAAGATCTAGGAGGCCGGAGATTTGGTAGAAGTGTCCTAGCCATTGAGTACTATAAGCTTCCTGTTACCCTGAAGCTTAGGATCCTGCAACTACTATGTGATCACGTCATTGATTCAGAAGAACTCAAGACTGAACTGGAAGAACGGGAAGGTTACAGTGAAGAAATGGAATATGAGATGGATTCTAGTACTTTTGCGGAGGTTGGGTCAAGATCAGTATTGACTAGAGGCTCAAAGGCTCCAGCTTGCAAAAAGCTCGACGCTTTACAGAATCTGGAAACTGCCCAAAACGGAAATAATCCAGAATCTGCTTCAACACATGCATCCCAGGATGGCAACAGTGATGATTGCCGGATATGTGGAATGGATGGGACTTTGGTATGCTGTGATGGCTGCCCATGGGCATACCACTCAAGATGTATTGGTCAGAATAAAGCTTTCCTACCTCAGGGGGATTGGTTCTGTCCAGAATGTGTGGTTAACAAGCTTGGACCAACCTCTTCAAGAATAGAGCGTGGCGCAAGAGGAGCTCAATTATTTGGCATTGATATGTGTGGCAGGAGCTTCCTCGGATGCTGCAACTATTTGCTGGT GATTGGAACATCTTCAGATGTGGAGTTTTGTGCAAGATATTACAATCATTGTGATGTTGTCAAAGTCGTCCAAATACTTGCCTCTTCAGATGCATATACAGATATATGTAGGAGAATGACAGAGTACTGGAGTCATCTACTTGATATATTTCAGAATGAGAGATCAAAAATAAGTAAAGAGGTTGGTAGAAGCCTTATGTCACAGTCCAATATTCTATCGACCGCTACTCCAGTGAAAGCAAATAATGGAAGTGTTCAGGCAACTTTGAAAGATGGTCAGGACAGTAAGATGGCAGTGCTTTCCCAGACAAATGCACATCAGGTTATGGATAATCAATTTACGTTGTGCTCAGCTAACAATAATGAAGCTTTTAGGCAAACTCCATTAGCTAAGACCTATGTAGATAATGCATACAGAAATGGAGCTTTTGGGCCCAGTGGGACATCCTCAATTTCTCACCAGAGCATGTCTATGGTGACAGTTATGCCTAACAGAACACAAGCACAGCCAGCACATGGATTGATTCGTCCAGACTTGTCGTGTGGTTCAGTAATTGGTAATGGTATGTCTAGAGAAAATATCAGGAGCTCTATTTCTGCTAGGGCAGACTTGATCAGCCCACCTTATAAAAGCAAGCCCCCTGTTCAGCTAATTACTGAAAATATGAGTGGTGGCAAGCCAGCTAAATTCTCATCTTTTAGACCACAGGCTTACATGAATCTATACAATCACGGGAATGTTGCAGCATCTGCTGCTGCCAATCTAGCTGTTCTTAAATCTGATGAAGGTAAGGCTCCAACTTCCCATCTGACAACAAACCAAAGGAAGAAACTGGCTGCTGACTGTGCTCTACAAGTGAAAGCATTTTCCTCAGCAGCCTTACAATTTGTTTGGCCAAGTACTGAAAAGAAGGTTATGGAAGTCCCAAGAGATAGATGTGGTTGGTGCCTTGCCTGTCAAAGTTCAGCAGGTGGAACTAAAAAAGCTTGTTTTCTTAACATGGCCACTGCAAATGCTTCTAAAGGATCTGCTCGAATTCTTAGTGGCATGCGTTTAATCAAGAATTCTGATAGCCATTTCCCCAGCATTGTTACTTATTTAAGCCACATGGAGGAAAGTTTGCGTGGCCTTTTAGTTGGTTCACTACAAGATGTGCAGCGGAGACAACAGTGGTATAATCAACTAAAAGATGCTTCCAACTGTGGAAATATAATACCCCTCTTGCTTGAA TTGGAAAGTAATATTCGTGGTGTAGCATTTTCTACTAGCTGGCTGAAGCTAATAGATGACTGGCCTGTGGAATCTCCtagtgcatctgctggtgcatCCCGTCCTGCAGCATACCAAAAACGTGGAACTGGTGGAAGGCGGGGCAGAAAACGTTCAATGGCATCTGAATCTGCTCCTGTTACTGATGATGACAACAGCTGGAAAGAAGTGAATTGGTGGAGTGGAGGAAATGTTTCAAAGCGTATCTTACAGAGGGGGGCTCTACCAATTTTGACCATTAGAAAAGCTGCTCGTCAAG GTGGAAAAAAAAGGATGTTCAGTGTGTCTTATCATGAAGGCTCCAATTTTCCAAGGCGGACTCGGCAACTTGCTTGGAGGGCATGTGTTGGATTAAGCCAGAGTTCATCTCAACTTGCTCTCCAG GTTAGATATCTTGATTCCCACATAAGATGGAAGGAGTTCATCCCTCCAGATCAAATTCCTTCAGAAGGGAAAAGTGTAGATTCTGACTATTCTGTTCTCAGAAACGCAGTTgtttgtgataaaaaaatagttGACAATAAGATAAGATATGCACTTAAGTTTCCCAACCAGAAGCATCTTCCTGTCCGTGTAACAAAGAATATTTTGGAAGCAGAAGATAATCAGGATGGGGATGGGAAATTTTGGTTTTCTGAAAACCATATCCCACTATACTTGCTACGAGAATTTGAGCAGAAAGCTGGGGTTAGCTCCTTGCCTACTCCAGGAATGTTAGATTCTAACTGTTTTGCCAATTTCTACCAAAGGCGAGTAAAATCATCAATTGGAGATGTTTTCTTCTATCTGCTTCACAAGGGTGATGTATATCCTTGCACCTCATGCAAGAAGGATGTTTCCTTCAG GGATATCATAAAATGCAGCTCTTGTCAAG GTAATTGTCATAAAGAGTGCACATTAAGGTCTGTTGGTAGCAAAGAGGGCAATGCTGCTTCCAGTTTAACATGCAAGTTGTGCCTTCAGAAGCGTAGTCTTATGCTTACAAATTACAATACAAACGCAAGTTTCATCCTACCTCAACAGAAGAGTAATGTCCATCACGCAGTGGCAGCTCCCAAAATAATCTTTAAGGTTGGTTCTTCCCATTCCGCTGAACCAGCCACAAAGGTTGAAGCTCCGCCAATCGTGAAGGTAGAAGCCCAGCCAGTGGTCAAGAAGGAAACCTGGCCAGTTGTGAAGATGGAAACCCAGCCAACTGCAAATGTAGAAGCACAGCCAACTGCAAAAGTGGAAGCCTTTCCAATTTCGAATTTGGCAACTCAGAATAATGCAGGGGCGCAAGTCCAGCCTAAGACAAAATCTAAAAAACCCAAGCCAGAAAAACCGAGAAAATCCAAGAAGACTGAAGAGATCAAATACTTTGGTCTCGTGTGGAAGAAAAGCACTaatgacaaaaataataatgaaaATTCTGGAGAAGTGTTCAGGGCGAATGATGTTATCCTAAAAGGCAAGGATGGTGTAGGTTCATCAATAAAACCTACTTGCTGTCTTTGTAATAAGCCTTATTGCCCAGATTTCCTGTATGTCCGCTGCGAGAGGTGCAAAA AGTGGTTTCATGGCGATGCCTTGCAACTTGAGGAAGAAAAGATATTTGAATTGGTTTCATACCGATGTTGCAGATGCCGAAGGCGAGCCATACCAAAATGTCCTCATTCAGATGATTATAAGAAGCCTGAACCAGAATACAGTGAGCAAACAGTCGCTACGTCATCACAGTCAACTATGCTTTCTAGTGAGGAGAATTTTGCTGTAGCAGATCAAGATCCACTGCTTGCTTCATATGGCAGAGTTGAACCGTTTGGAGCACAAACAATGGATGCTGATTTATCGATGAACATGATGAGCTTTAACCCAGGAAATCAGAAACTATCAGTAAGAAGGGGACAAAACAAAAATTGTGAATATGTTGACCAATCCAGTATACATGTGGATGACTATTATATCCAGAATCAACCTCAAGGGAATGCAAACATCAATTTCAGTCACTCGAATGAATTCTCTTTGTcagaggctgatggtgtggatgcTTCAGAGCTGTTGGGATGGGATTTTTCTCAAGGAAATACCAGTGCTGCCCCTTCTGATTTCGCAGCTAATTGCCCGTGGAATGACATCAGCTGTGGCAGCGTTGCTGGTGATGAATATGAACCACAGACTTATTTCTCATTCACCGAACTACTTGAAGCTGATGATACACAGTTCGATAATACATTTGGGATGTCTAATAGTGTGCAAGATGATGGTGACCAACAAGGAATTGGTTTTGATGAAATGGCTTTCATGATGGAAGATGGGGCCTCAAACATGCCTTTCCCAGCTATTGACTCCGCCTCTGACGAGGTAGCATGTGACAGGTGCAAGAATCCTCAGCCGCCACCTGATCTCAAATGCGCAGTATGTGGACTGCAGATGCACCGTCATTGCTCGCCTTGGGAGGATGGTGAACAGCCATCAGATAGTGCCGATTGGAGTTGTGGTGCCTGCCGGGAGTGGCGATGA
- the LOC4349777 gene encoding uncharacterized protein has product METLPTRGRSNTKKVKASGGSTDEARQLEAKRLSLYSRRNHKRRTTQEITFFGLIWKRSKNDLRSSKLKADDVILRSRDGVGSPMKPTCFLCFKPYRSDLMYIRCESCRNWFHGDALELEEGRIAQLISYRCCRCRRRPLPKCPHSDFYYSKVPEPQPVSQENADDMLSSEEAAGADGDPPLDSSGGVEPTVEETVGANFSANMKSSVPGSVQETIYMDGSSHPTHPVSKGVAKEVRPYDACVAWYVPGTCRRSAPGDDSPPQAATVGSNFANDHSVILHQAYDGFRAIAAETGSLYEHLRQKDHQTSDDIMITLDKLQQIALHHMKDIACHQANNVVQPSDQSNSRAPVPDTDAAPP; this is encoded by the exons ATGGAGACATTGCCAACCCGTGGAAGGAGCAACACGAAGAAGGTGAAGGCGAGTGGGGGCAGCACGGATGAGGCGAGGCAGCTGGAGGCGAAGCGCCTGTCCTTGTACTCACGGAGAAATCACAAGCGTAGAACCACACAAGAGATCACTTTCTTTGGGCTCATATGGAAGAGAAGCAAGAATGACCTACGTAGCAGCAAGCTCAAGGCAGATGATGTTATTCTTAGAAGCAGGGATGGCGTAGGCTCGCCGATGAAACCGACCTGCTTTCTCTGCTTCAAGCCATATCGATCAGACTTGATGTATATCCGCTGCGAGAGTTGCAGAA ATTGGTTTCATGGAGATGCCCTGGAACTTGAGGAAGGAAGGATAGCTCAATTGATTTCGTACAGATGCTGCAGATGTCGGAGGAGGCCGTTGCCGAAATGTCCTCATTCAGATTTTTACTATTCCAAAGTGCCTGAACCACAACCCGTCAGTCAAGAAAATGCAGATGACATGCTCTCGAGCGAGGAAGCTGCTGGAGCAGATGGAGATCCACCGCTCGATTCATCTGGAGGAGTTGAACCAACTGTAGAAGAAACTGTTGGTGCTAATTTCTCAGCGAACATGAAAAGCTCTGTCCCAGGAAGTGTTCAAGAGACTATCTATATGGATGGTTCTTCCCATCCTACTCATCCTGTCAGCAAGGGGGTTGCGAAG GAGGTCCGGCCATATGATGCATGCGTTGCATGGTATGTACCTGGTACCTGCCGAAGATCGGCCCCTGGGGATGATAGCCCCCCACAAGCTGCTACAGTGGGGAGCAACTTTGCCAACGACCACTCTGTCATACTTCACCAGGCT TATGATGGTTTCCGGGCAATAGCTGCGGAGACAGGCTCATTGTATGAGCATCTAAGGCAAAAAGACCATCAGACAAGTGATGATATCATGATTACCTTGGACAAACTTCAGCAGATTGCTTTGCATCATATGAAGGATATTGCCTGCCATCAAGCCAACAATGTAGTTCAACCATCTGATCAGAGTAATTCTAGGGCTCCAGTGCCAGACACAGATGCTGCTCCACCATAG